One Halosegnis longus DNA window includes the following coding sequences:
- a CDS encoding inorganic phosphate transporter → MVAIVTLAVAALASLFMAWAIGAGSSGSTPFAPAVGANAISVMRAGFVVGLLGLAGAFLQGANVTEAVGSELVVGGSLSPTAAIVALATAAALVAVGVFAGYPIATAFTVTGAVVGSGLALGLGPAWPKYVEIASLWLLTPFIGGGIAFATAKLLRNERVPESVAVPALAFLVGILLANIEFVILGPGSTGRSIASAVTRAVVGEAATGTPVLAGTAVATLAFAGFFAGLLRLDLNRDEAAGQRHFLLALGGLVAFSAGGSQVGLALGPLIPLLEQGNVDIALPVLLFAGGIGLLAGSWTGAPRMIKALSQDYSSLGPRRSIAALIPSFAIAQSAVFFGVPVSFNEIIVSAIIGSGYAAGGAGVSRQKMLYTVLAWLGSLALALGVSFGGFLLVDALL, encoded by the coding sequence ATGGTCGCTATCGTCACGCTGGCCGTCGCCGCGCTCGCCTCACTGTTCATGGCGTGGGCTATCGGGGCCGGCTCGTCCGGTTCGACGCCGTTTGCTCCAGCCGTCGGCGCAAACGCCATCAGCGTGATGCGCGCCGGCTTCGTCGTCGGGCTTCTCGGGCTGGCGGGCGCATTCCTCCAGGGGGCAAACGTCACTGAAGCCGTCGGCTCCGAACTCGTCGTCGGCGGGAGCCTCTCTCCGACGGCCGCAATCGTCGCGCTCGCGACGGCCGCCGCGCTGGTCGCCGTCGGCGTCTTCGCCGGCTACCCGATTGCGACGGCCTTCACCGTCACCGGTGCCGTCGTCGGCTCCGGGCTCGCGCTCGGACTCGGCCCCGCGTGGCCGAAGTACGTCGAGATCGCGTCGCTGTGGCTGCTCACGCCGTTCATCGGCGGCGGTATCGCCTTCGCGACGGCCAAGCTCCTCCGGAACGAGCGCGTCCCCGAGTCGGTCGCCGTCCCCGCACTCGCCTTCCTCGTCGGCATCCTGCTCGCCAACATCGAGTTCGTCATCCTCGGGCCCGGAAGCACCGGGCGCAGTATCGCGAGTGCCGTCACCCGCGCGGTCGTCGGTGAGGCCGCGACCGGCACGCCCGTCCTCGCCGGAACCGCCGTCGCGACGCTCGCGTTCGCCGGCTTCTTCGCCGGCCTGCTCCGCCTCGATTTGAACCGGGATGAGGCGGCCGGCCAGCGGCACTTCCTGCTCGCGCTCGGCGGGCTGGTCGCCTTCTCCGCCGGCGGCTCGCAGGTCGGACTCGCGCTCGGGCCGCTCATCCCGCTGCTCGAACAGGGGAACGTCGACATCGCGCTGCCCGTGTTACTGTTCGCGGGTGGCATCGGGCTGCTCGCCGGCTCGTGGACCGGCGCGCCACGCATGATCAAGGCGCTCTCACAGGACTACTCCAGTCTCGGACCGCGCCGCTCGATTGCCGCGCTCATCCCCTCCTTCGCCATCGCGCAGTCGGCCGTCTTCTTCGGCGTCCCCGTCTCGTTCAACGAGATTATCGTCTCGGCGATTATCGGCTCCGGCTACGCCGCCGGCGGGGCCGGCGTCTCCCGACAGAAGATGCTGTACACGGTGCTCGCGTGGCTCGGCTCGCTCGCGCTCGCGCTCGGCGTCAGCTTCGGCGGCTTCCTGCTGGTGGACGCGCTACTCTAG
- a CDS encoding aminopeptidase: protein MDPRVHDHAETLVDWSARIESGDNVVLSVAAGAHDLGVAVAEALGERGANVHTTYGSSELSRAYLDAHDGEFDADPAHELALYANADTVLRLGGDTNTAEMADVNPETQRAYAEAREGIREARSDIDWVSTVHPTRSLAQQAGMSIADYREFVYDAVLRDWQSLADEMARMKDVLDAGTEVHIENEGTDLTMRIDGRTAVNSCASVAYDSHNLPSGEVFTAPYATEGHVTFDIPMTVRGKPIRDARFEFADGEVTDIEAAQGEDVLWDIVETDEGSRRLGELGIGMNRGIDRITDNILFDEKMGGTVHLALGRAYDSNHPDGESGNDSAVHVDLITDMRGESRLSVDGETVQEDGRFRWE from the coding sequence ATGGACCCACGAGTTCACGACCACGCCGAGACGCTGGTCGACTGGAGTGCACGCATCGAGTCGGGCGACAACGTCGTCCTCAGCGTCGCGGCTGGTGCCCACGACCTCGGCGTCGCCGTCGCCGAGGCGCTCGGCGAGCGGGGCGCGAACGTCCACACGACCTACGGCTCCAGCGAGCTGTCGCGGGCGTATCTCGACGCCCACGACGGCGAGTTCGACGCCGACCCCGCCCACGAGCTGGCGCTGTATGCGAACGCCGACACCGTGCTCAGACTCGGCGGCGACACCAACACGGCGGAGATGGCCGACGTGAACCCGGAGACGCAACGCGCCTACGCCGAGGCCCGCGAGGGGATTCGGGAGGCGCGCTCCGACATCGACTGGGTGTCGACCGTCCACCCGACGCGGTCGCTCGCCCAGCAGGCGGGGATGTCCATCGCCGACTACCGGGAGTTCGTCTACGACGCCGTGCTCCGCGACTGGCAGTCGCTCGCCGACGAGATGGCACGGATGAAGGACGTACTCGACGCCGGCACGGAGGTCCACATCGAGAACGAGGGGACCGACCTCACCATGCGAATCGACGGGCGCACGGCCGTCAACTCCTGTGCCAGCGTCGCGTACGACTCCCACAATCTCCCCTCCGGCGAGGTGTTCACGGCCCCGTACGCGACCGAGGGCCACGTCACGTTCGACATCCCGATGACCGTGCGCGGCAAGCCGATTCGCGACGCCCGGTTCGAGTTCGCCGACGGCGAGGTGACCGACATCGAGGCCGCACAGGGTGAGGACGTGCTCTGGGACATCGTCGAGACCGACGAGGGGTCGCGGCGGCTCGGCGAGCTGGGCATCGGGATGAACCGCGGCATCGACCGCATCACCGACAACATCCTCTTCGACGAGAAGATGGGCGGCACCGTCCACCTCGCGCTCGGGCGCGCGTACGACTCGAACCACCCCGACGGCGAGTCCGGCAACGACTCCGCAGTCCACGTCGACCTCATCACCGACATGCGCGGCGAGTCGCGGCTCTCGGTCGACGGCGAGACCGTCCAGGAGGACGGTCGGTTCCGGTGGGAGTGA
- a CDS encoding matrixin family metalloprotease — protein sequence MRRGLALASLALVVLLAGCGGSLPEPVDGGTATPAWTGDPDNPYREQTLTVALADEVGTDRDYAPLVQEALDYWEQRSAEYAGYPIEYELRTNATDPDVRVRFVETIDSCGHDGTQLTAGCAPYVTDGPVDRPANVRIETGYDNASTVLLLQHELGHTLGLSHDDEPRDVMSAQAKLYTLPQPDATERALPWASPDLTYAVDYDGVAPSERDATRRQVEAALGYIAAGADGTVPENVTFTRVADPERANVTVRFADSDPCSEGGGSCGSLRGLDPDGDDALETYSQLSITVVGLDTEARGWHVGYWTARGFGLRGEELPAPLRSSDPDVRRSEWWR from the coding sequence ATGCGACGTGGTCTCGCGCTCGCCTCGCTCGCGCTCGTCGTCCTGCTGGCCGGCTGTGGCGGCTCACTCCCCGAGCCGGTCGACGGCGGCACGGCGACTCCGGCCTGGACCGGCGACCCGGACAACCCCTACCGCGAGCAGACGCTGACCGTCGCGCTCGCCGACGAGGTCGGCACCGACCGCGACTACGCCCCGCTCGTGCAGGAGGCGCTCGACTACTGGGAACAGCGCAGCGCGGAGTACGCCGGCTACCCGATCGAGTACGAACTCCGGACGAACGCGACCGACCCCGACGTGCGCGTGCGCTTCGTTGAGACCATCGACAGCTGTGGCCACGACGGCACCCAACTCACTGCCGGCTGTGCGCCGTACGTCACCGACGGCCCGGTGGACCGCCCGGCGAACGTCCGCATCGAGACGGGCTACGACAACGCCTCGACCGTACTCCTGCTCCAGCACGAACTCGGCCACACCCTCGGCTTGAGCCACGACGACGAGCCGCGTGACGTGATGAGCGCACAGGCGAAGCTGTACACGCTCCCGCAGCCCGACGCGACCGAGCGCGCGCTCCCGTGGGCCTCGCCGGACCTCACCTACGCCGTCGACTACGACGGGGTCGCCCCGAGCGAGCGCGACGCCACCCGCAGACAGGTGGAGGCCGCGCTCGGCTACATCGCCGCCGGCGCGGACGGCACCGTCCCGGAGAACGTCACCTTCACGCGCGTCGCCGACCCCGAACGGGCGAACGTCACGGTTCGCTTCGCCGACAGCGACCCCTGTAGCGAGGGCGGCGGCTCCTGTGGCTCGCTGCGCGGACTTGACCCCGACGGCGACGACGCCTTGGAGACGTACTCGCAGCTATCGATTACCGTCGTCGGGCTCGACACCGAGGCGCGCGGCTGGCACGTCGGCTACTGGACGGCCCGCGGCTTCGGGCTACGCGGCGAGGAACTCCCCGCCCCGCTGCGGTCGTCAGACCCGGACGTTCGCCGCAGCGAGTGGTGGCGCTAG
- a CDS encoding 50S ribosomal protein L15e yields the protein MARSFYSHIAEAWQTPKEGKLAELQWQRQQEWRKQGAIERVERPTRLDRARSLGYKAKQGVVVARVAVRKGSARKQRFKAGRRSKRQGVNKITRRKSIQRIGEERVSRKFRNLRVLNSYWVGEDGSRKWFEVILLDPEHGAIQNDDDLNWICDDSQQGRVFRGKTSAGSQGRGLRTRGKGTEQTRPSVSSNQRQGK from the coding sequence ATGGCACGAAGCTTCTACTCACACATCGCGGAGGCATGGCAGACCCCGAAGGAGGGGAAACTCGCAGAGCTGCAGTGGCAGCGCCAGCAGGAGTGGCGCAAGCAGGGCGCAATCGAGCGCGTCGAGCGCCCCACCCGACTCGACCGCGCACGCTCGCTCGGCTACAAGGCCAAGCAGGGCGTCGTCGTCGCCCGCGTCGCCGTCCGGAAGGGCAGCGCGCGCAAACAGCGCTTCAAGGCCGGTCGCCGGTCGAAGCGACAGGGTGTCAACAAGATTACGCGCCGCAAGTCCATCCAGCGCATCGGCGAGGAGCGCGTCTCGCGGAAGTTCCGCAATCTGCGCGTCCTCAACAGCTACTGGGTCGGCGAGGACGGCTCGCGCAAGTGGTTCGAAGTCATCCTGCTCGACCCCGAGCACGGCGCCATCCAGAACGACGACGACCTGAACTGGATCTGTGACGACAGCCAGCAGGGTCGCGTCTTCCGTGGCAAGACCAGCGCCGGTTCGCAGGGACGCGGGCTCCGCACGCGCGGGAAGGGGACCGAGCAGACCCGCCCGTCCGTCTCCTCGAACCAGCGACAGGGCAAGTAG
- a CDS encoding DoxX family protein: MSDDSTIDRIDTGKKRQTVSRLGRILFGLGIALQASEDFRDMEDNVEYADSADVPFPELAAPLGSGTALLGGLGIAAWKLPKVATGAVVTFLAVVTPTMHDFWNKEDASGDRLAFFGNLAMLGAAIAFLREAYR; encoded by the coding sequence ATGAGCGACGATTCGACAATCGACCGCATCGACACGGGGAAGAAACGACAGACGGTGTCGCGACTCGGGCGCATCCTGTTCGGCTTGGGTATCGCGTTGCAGGCGTCGGAGGACTTCCGCGACATGGAGGACAACGTCGAGTACGCCGACTCCGCGGACGTGCCGTTTCCCGAACTCGCCGCGCCGCTCGGCTCGGGGACCGCCCTCCTCGGCGGGCTTGGAATCGCGGCGTGGAAGCTGCCGAAGGTGGCGACGGGGGCGGTCGTGACGTTCCTCGCCGTCGTGACCCCGACGATGCACGACTTCTGGAACAAGGAGGACGCGAGCGGCGACCGACTGGCCTTCTTCGGAAATCTGGCGATGTTGGGCGCGGCAATCGCGTTCCTGCGTGAGGCCTACCGGTAG
- a CDS encoding TetR/AcrR family transcriptional regulator, with protein MSERSETEQEAMAATYAALVDHGYAGLTIQTIADEFPKSKSLLYYHYDDKDAILREFLSYLVEEFRADFDIEDGDDPRETLDSLLDGILPRDIDPDRRAFRVALLELLARAAHDDAYADSLSDLHAAIHDRIAAVIDAGVESGAFHAVDPDDTATALVALASGGMLWGVTTDPSVATRTRAVLDAYLDAELYR; from the coding sequence ATGAGCGAGCGCAGCGAGACCGAACAGGAGGCGATGGCCGCCACGTACGCCGCGCTCGTCGACCACGGCTACGCTGGCCTCACCATCCAGACCATCGCCGACGAGTTCCCGAAGAGCAAGTCGCTGCTCTACTACCACTACGACGACAAAGACGCCATCCTCCGAGAGTTCCTCTCGTATCTGGTCGAGGAGTTCCGCGCCGACTTCGATATCGAGGATGGCGACGACCCCCGCGAGACGCTCGACAGCCTGCTCGACGGGATCCTCCCGCGCGACATCGACCCGGACCGGCGGGCCTTCCGCGTCGCCTTGCTCGAACTCCTCGCGCGCGCCGCCCACGATGACGCCTACGCCGACTCGCTGTCTGACCTCCACGCCGCCATCCACGACCGCATCGCCGCGGTCATCGACGCCGGCGTCGAGTCGGGCGCGTTCCACGCCGTCGACCCCGACGACACCGCGACGGCGCTCGTCGCGCTCGCCTCCGGCGGGATGCTGTGGGGCGTGACGACCGACCCGTCGGTCGCCACCCGCACCCGCGCCGTCCTCGACGCGTATCTCGACGCCGAACTCTACCGGTAG
- a CDS encoding DUF6735 family protein → MADRTLVAYERADGYDVHYAHDRPDPDRLTPSTPFGGPADRDLDRLQARLDPLDVDLTDGGDRTAVSPLPEATGLTWSEVVATLDYQTYTYCYRIDRAWSVERLLVCHLGLGARGGEERDPVGDGILLPVAAHEREYAHGWFEGTKAATADMVGCGVFGEERAREYMLGRVRSFAGERDCYPRVGAV, encoded by the coding sequence ATGGCCGACCGAACGCTCGTCGCGTACGAACGCGCCGACGGCTACGACGTCCACTACGCCCACGACCGCCCCGACCCCGACCGGCTCACCCCGTCGACGCCGTTCGGTGGACCGGCCGACCGCGACCTCGACCGCCTGCAGGCGCGGCTCGACCCGCTCGACGTTGACCTCACCGACGGCGGCGACCGGACTGCCGTCTCTCCGCTCCCGGAGGCGACCGGCCTGACGTGGTCCGAGGTCGTCGCGACGCTCGACTACCAGACGTACACCTACTGTTATCGCATCGACCGCGCGTGGAGCGTCGAGCGGCTTCTCGTCTGCCATCTCGGACTCGGCGCGCGCGGCGGAGAGGAGCGCGACCCCGTCGGCGACGGGATTCTCCTGCCGGTCGCGGCCCACGAGCGCGAGTACGCCCACGGCTGGTTCGAGGGGACGAAGGCCGCGACGGCCGACATGGTCGGGTGTGGCGTGTTCGGGGAGGAGCGCGCCCGCGAGTATATGCTCGGTCGGGTGCGCTCCTTCGCCGGGGAGCGGGACTGTTATCCCCGAGTCGGAGCGGTTTAG
- the nucS gene encoding endonuclease NucS, which produces MDDASAAREAVEAGLDAGELVTVFGRCRVDYDGRASSELGPGDRLLVLKPDGTALVHTDEGHQPVNWQPPGCDHEARLTDGELHVHSVRTTPEETLDVYFASVAAVNRYAVTDDSELSVSGTEADLREHVLESPSLVEAGFEPRATERETAAGAVDIYGVDADGNAVVVELKRRRVGPDAVGQLDRYVTALRRESHDGTTVRGILVAPSVTERASELLAEQGLEFVALEPPE; this is translated from the coding sequence ATGGACGACGCGAGCGCGGCGCGCGAGGCGGTGGAGGCCGGCCTCGACGCCGGCGAGCTGGTGACGGTGTTCGGGCGGTGTCGCGTCGACTACGACGGCAGAGCGAGTTCGGAGCTCGGGCCGGGCGACCGGCTGCTCGTGTTGAAACCCGACGGCACCGCGCTCGTCCACACAGACGAGGGGCACCAGCCGGTGAACTGGCAGCCGCCGGGCTGTGACCACGAGGCCCGACTCACGGACGGGGAACTGCACGTCCACAGCGTGCGCACCACCCCCGAGGAGACGCTGGACGTGTACTTCGCGTCGGTCGCCGCGGTGAACCGATACGCCGTCACCGACGACTCCGAGCTGTCGGTGTCGGGGACGGAGGCGGACCTGCGCGAGCACGTGCTGGAGTCGCCGTCCCTCGTGGAGGCTGGCTTCGAGCCCCGCGCGACGGAACGGGAGACCGCCGCCGGCGCGGTCGACATCTACGGCGTCGACGCGGACGGAAACGCGGTCGTCGTGGAGCTGAAGCGGCGGCGGGTCGGTCCCGACGCCGTCGGGCAGTTAGACCGGTACGTGACGGCACTCAGACGGGAGAGTCACGACGGGACGACGGTGCGGGGAATCCTGGTCGCGCCGTCGGTGACAGAGCGGGCGAGTGAACTGCTCGCAGAACAGGGATTAGAGTTCGTCGCGCTGGAGCCGCCCGAGTAG
- a CDS encoding hemolysin family protein — protein MGIPPELGVLLQSGQIDLYVTTVSKEAFFAFGIAVICVLIVFSAFFSSSEIALFSLASHRIETLAEEGTPGADTLKELRDDPHRLLITILVGNNIVNIAMSSIATGVFALYLSQGQAVAVATFGITAVVLLFGESAPKSYAVENTESWSLRVARPLKVAEYVLYPLIIIFDHLTRLVNKVTGGRSAIETSYVTREEIRDIIETGEREGVIEEDEREMFQRVFRFNNTIAKEVMTPRLDMTAVPVDAAAEEAIETCIQSGHARLPVYEGSLDNVVGVVHIRDLVRDLDYGENEDLDLEQVIEPTLHVPESKNVDELLKEMRQNRMPLVVVIDEFGTTEGLLTMEDLTEEIVGEILEGEEDEPIEFVDDDTAIVRGEVNIEDVNDRLEIELPEGQEFETIAGFIFNRAGRLVEEGETIEFDNVEIRVESVENTRIMKARVTRLADAEADELAADPENE, from the coding sequence ATGGGCATACCACCGGAACTCGGCGTTCTCCTGCAGTCGGGCCAAATCGACCTGTACGTCACGACGGTCTCGAAAGAGGCGTTCTTCGCGTTCGGCATCGCCGTCATCTGTGTACTCATCGTCTTCTCGGCGTTCTTCTCCTCCTCGGAGATTGCGCTGTTTTCCCTCGCGAGCCACCGCATCGAAACGCTGGCCGAGGAGGGGACGCCCGGCGCTGACACGCTCAAGGAGCTCCGCGACGACCCCCACCGGCTCCTGATTACGATTCTCGTCGGCAACAACATCGTCAACATCGCGATGTCCTCTATCGCGACCGGTGTGTTCGCGCTGTATCTCTCACAGGGGCAGGCGGTCGCCGTCGCCACCTTCGGTATCACGGCGGTCGTCCTGCTGTTCGGTGAGTCGGCACCCAAGAGCTACGCCGTCGAGAACACGGAGTCGTGGTCGCTGCGGGTCGCCCGCCCGCTCAAAGTCGCCGAGTACGTCCTCTACCCGCTCATCATCATCTTCGACCACTTGACCCGACTCGTCAACAAGGTCACCGGCGGGCGGTCGGCCATCGAAACCTCCTACGTCACCCGCGAGGAGATTCGCGACATCATCGAGACGGGCGAACGCGAGGGCGTCATCGAGGAGGACGAACGCGAGATGTTCCAGCGGGTCTTCCGGTTCAACAACACCATCGCCAAGGAGGTGATGACGCCGCGACTCGACATGACGGCCGTCCCCGTCGACGCCGCCGCCGAGGAGGCCATCGAGACGTGTATCCAGTCGGGCCACGCTCGGCTCCCCGTCTACGAGGGCAGTCTCGACAACGTCGTCGGCGTCGTCCACATCCGCGACCTCGTTCGCGACCTCGACTACGGCGAGAACGAGGACCTCGACTTGGAGCAGGTCATCGAGCCGACGCTCCACGTGCCCGAGTCGAAGAACGTCGACGAGCTGCTGAAGGAGATGCGGCAAAACCGGATGCCGCTCGTCGTCGTCATCGACGAGTTCGGCACGACCGAGGGGCTGCTCACGATGGAGGACCTGACCGAGGAAATCGTCGGCGAGATTCTGGAAGGCGAGGAGGACGAACCCATCGAGTTCGTCGACGACGACACCGCCATCGTGCGCGGCGAGGTGAACATCGAGGACGTGAACGACCGCCTCGAAATCGAACTCCCCGAGGGACAGGAGTTCGAGACCATCGCCGGCTTCATCTTCAACCGCGCGGGTCGACTCGTCGAGGAGGGGGAGACCATCGAGTTCGACAACGTCGAGATCCGCGTCGAGTCCGTCGAGAACACCCGCATCATGAAGGCCCGTGTCACCCGCCTCGCCGACGCCGAGGCGGACGAACTGGCGGCCGACCCCGAAAACGAGTAG
- a CDS encoding glutaredoxin family protein produces MSAPITLYRLQGCPFCERVVRALQDHGVEYDSRFVEARHSRRNVVQRVSGSRTVPAIVDENTGVTMSESANIVEYVEQTYGHTESEQVRADGGDA; encoded by the coding sequence ATGTCAGCACCGATAACACTGTACCGGCTGCAGGGCTGCCCGTTCTGCGAGCGGGTCGTCCGCGCGCTACAGGACCACGGCGTCGAGTACGACTCCCGGTTCGTCGAGGCGCGCCACTCCCGGCGCAACGTCGTCCAGCGGGTTTCGGGGTCGCGAACCGTCCCGGCCATCGTGGACGAGAACACCGGCGTCACGATGTCCGAGTCGGCCAACATCGTCGAGTACGTCGAGCAGACGTACGGCCACACCGAGAGCGAACAGGTACGCGCCGACGGGGGGGACGCGTAG
- a CDS encoding redoxin domain-containing protein: MELEFDVIELEETDHVAAGDTAPDFTRPLVNHEYWEDAALSDLAEDDPVLLVFHPMDGDFPATYIWQEIRDREWSDYDAELVGLSISTPYEHKTFMRDWKEFEQFQFFSDPANGVAEEYNIVNDLDGMAGIEEPRPAVYLLDSDLTVEWAWVAEEWPDFPPYDAIEAELDDL, translated from the coding sequence ATGGAGTTGGAGTTCGACGTTATCGAGCTCGAGGAGACGGACCACGTCGCCGCGGGCGACACCGCCCCCGACTTCACCCGCCCGCTCGTCAACCACGAGTACTGGGAGGACGCCGCGCTGTCTGACCTCGCCGAGGACGACCCCGTCCTGCTCGTCTTTCACCCGATGGACGGCGACTTCCCGGCGACGTACATCTGGCAGGAGATTCGCGACCGCGAGTGGAGCGACTACGACGCCGAACTCGTCGGGCTCTCCATCTCGACGCCGTACGAGCACAAGACGTTCATGCGCGACTGGAAGGAGTTCGAGCAGTTCCAGTTCTTCTCGGACCCGGCAAACGGCGTGGCGGAAGAGTACAACATCGTGAACGACCTCGACGGCATGGCGGGCATCGAGGAGCCGCGGCCGGCGGTGTATCTGCTCGATTCCGACCTGACGGTCGAGTGGGCGTGGGTCGCCGAGGAGTGGCCCGACTTCCCGCCGTACGACGCCATCGAGGCCGAACTCGACGACCTGTAG
- a CDS encoding L-threonylcarbamoyladenylate synthase translates to MSDIDRAADAVRAGDLVVYPTETVYGLAADATDAAAVERVFAAKQRAPDKPVSVAVPSVAALADLLPLTDHERRFADEFLPGPVTLVVDRGDLPATLTGGGDRVGVRVPEHPLARDLLGRVAPVTATSANVSGRESARTVADLDAEIREAAAVVLDGGETSGGEPSTVVDVGRETVHRAGPLVDDIEAWLASQ, encoded by the coding sequence GTGAGCGACATCGACCGCGCGGCCGACGCCGTCCGTGCCGGCGATCTCGTCGTCTACCCCACCGAGACCGTGTACGGACTCGCGGCCGACGCCACCGACGCCGCGGCCGTCGAGCGCGTGTTCGCGGCGAAGCAACGTGCCCCCGACAAACCCGTCTCCGTCGCCGTCCCGTCGGTAGCGGCGCTCGCCGACCTGCTCCCGTTGACCGACCACGAACGACGGTTCGCAGACGAGTTCCTCCCCGGTCCCGTGACGCTCGTCGTGGACAGGGGCGACCTGCCGGCCACGCTCACCGGTGGAGGCGACCGCGTCGGCGTTCGCGTCCCCGAACACCCGCTCGCGCGCGACCTGCTCGGCCGCGTCGCACCCGTCACGGCCACGAGCGCGAACGTCTCCGGCCGCGAGAGCGCCCGCACCGTCGCCGACCTCGATGCCGAGATTCGCGAGGCGGCGGCAGTCGTCCTCGACGGCGGCGAGACCTCCGGCGGGGAGCCGTCGACCGTCGTCGACGTGGGCCGCGAAACGGTCCACCGGGCCGGGCCGCTCGTGGACGACATCGAGGCGTGGCTCGCCTCACAGTAG
- a CDS encoding CRISPR-associated protein Cas4, producing the protein MSTFADLAAAAYCPRKLYYRRRDDEFEIPETVRAKRRLAFRYPDLAAPDSDLASEPIAVTPTQYRANLGCLREHDAWELLAQPDRTEVLLEGKDARGIAHKVDDETPTVSLVSAGEPPEEGVWAPQSVRAVAAAKALAWELGESVERAYVEYPTYGRVRTVELTTRKKARYREALARARSIDGPPSRIENDAKCDACEYRSRCGTKTRSLRSLL; encoded by the coding sequence GTGTCCACGTTCGCCGACCTCGCCGCCGCCGCGTACTGCCCGCGCAAGCTCTACTACCGCCGCCGCGACGACGAGTTCGAGATTCCCGAGACCGTGCGGGCGAAGCGCCGACTCGCCTTCCGGTACCCCGACCTCGCGGCCCCGGACAGCGACCTCGCGAGCGAGCCGATTGCCGTCACGCCGACCCAGTACCGGGCGAATCTCGGCTGTCTGCGCGAACACGACGCGTGGGAGCTACTCGCCCAACCGGACCGGACGGAGGTCCTGCTGGAGGGAAAAGACGCCCGCGGCATCGCCCACAAGGTCGACGACGAGACGCCGACGGTTTCGCTCGTCTCGGCCGGCGAACCCCCCGAGGAGGGTGTCTGGGCACCACAGAGCGTGCGCGCGGTCGCGGCGGCGAAGGCGCTCGCGTGGGAGTTGGGCGAGTCGGTCGAGCGCGCCTACGTCGAGTATCCGACATACGGGCGCGTTCGAACGGTCGAACTCACGACGCGGAAGAAGGCGCGCTACCGGGAGGCGCTGGCGCGGGCGAGAAGCATCGACGGGCCGCCATCGCGCATCGAGAACGACGCGAAGTGCGACGCCTGCGAGTACCGGTCGCGGTGCGGGACGAAGACGCGGTCGCTCCGGTCGCTACTGTGA